The following coding sequences are from one Anolis sagrei isolate rAnoSag1 chromosome 6, rAnoSag1.mat, whole genome shotgun sequence window:
- the PTF1A gene encoding pancreas transcription factor 1 subunit alpha, translated as MEAVLLEHFPSGLDAFSSEPYFDDEDFFTDHSLDGDELLEGEAGFSEAPFHACFRGASEGASEGFSPSSPPLLPNFEGYSPGGGGLKALNAAARRRRRVRSEAELAQLRQAANVRERRRMQSLNDAFEGLRAHIPTLPYEKRLSKVDTLRLAIGYIHFLSELLHAEAPLRGHGAGTSPCPPRKVIICHRGTRSPSPSDPDYGLPPLAGHSLSWTDEKQLKEQNIIRTAKVWTPEDPRKLSNKPSLNNIENEPPFDFIS; from the exons ATGGAGGCCGTCCTGCTGGAGCACTTCCCCTCCGGCCTGGACGCCTTCTCCTCGGAGCCTTACTTCGACGACGAGGACTTCTTCACAGATCACTCTTTGGACGGCGACGAGCTCTTGGAAGGCGAGGCGGGCTTCTCTGAGGCGCCCTTCCACGCCTGCTTCCGAGGGGCTTCCGAGGGCGCTTCCGagggcttctctccttcctcgcCGCCCCTCCTGCCTAACTTCGAGGGCTATTCCCCCGGCGGCGGCGGCCTGAAGGCGCTCAATGCGGCGGCGCGGCGTCGGAGGAGAGTGCGCTCCGAGGCGGAGCTGGCCCAGCTGCGCCAGGCGGCCAACGTGCGGGAGCGGAGGAGGATGCAGTCGCTGAACGACGCCTTCGAGGGCCTGCGCGCCCACATCCCCACGCTGCCCTACGAGAAGCGCCTCTCCAAAGTGGACACGCTGCGCCTCGCCATCGGGTACATCCACTTCCTCAGCGAGCTGCTCCACGCCGAGGCGCCCCTCCGAGGACACGGCGCCGGGACCAGCCCCTGCCCGCCCAGGAAGGTCATCATCTGCCACCGAGGAACCC GATCCCCTTCCCCAAGTGACCCCGACTATGGACTTCCTCCCTTGGCTGGCCATTCGCTCTCTTGGACTGATGAGAAGCAACTCAAGGAACAAAACATTATCAGAACTGCCAAAGTGTGGACCCCAGAAGACCCCAGGAAGTTAAGCAACAAGCCTTCCCTCAACAACATTGAGAATGAGCCACCCTTTGACTTCATATCATGA